The stretch of DNA CCGACACCCAGTCGAAGACGAAAAGCGCCACAATGACGAACACAGCTATGACCACGGCGTTTCCCATGCGCGGCACGATGGCGCGCAGGTATTTCTCCAGCACGTCGCCGTCTTCGAGCAGAAGCGTCGTGATCGCAGCGCTGCCAAACCCGTCCACGAGCGCCGCGCCGTCGGAAAACACCGCCGCGAGCGCCTCGCGCCGCACCGCCGAGGCCACGCGAGACGCCCACCGCGCAAACCAGGCGTCCTGAGCCGCACGGATCGCCGCCGCGCCGAGAAACCCTGCCGCGAAGCCGGCGAGCAGCCCCGCCTGCGCCTCAAAAGCGGCTCCGTCCCACAGATTCGTCAAAGCGCGGGCCAAGCACCACGCCATCGCGACGACGAGCGCCCCTTGCGCCGCCGCGAACGCCGCCGCGGCGCAAAACGCCCGCCGGATGCCCGGCAGCGCCAACAGCTGACGGTCGAACATCGCGCCGGCGCCTTCCGCGCGCTTCCGGCTTGCATCCATCGGCTAGTCCTCGCCTATCGCCATCTGCAGCAGATAGACCTGCTCGCGAAGGTTGGCCGCGTGCCTCGGCCCGATGTCGCCCGCTTCTTGGGCGCGGCGGATCTGCCCCAGTTCCAGCCGCAGCGCTTCCGCCTCCACCTCTTCGATGCGCCGCCGGATCTTCGGCGTGTCGAGCGAGGCGTTTTCCACGCTCGTGTTCTGGACGAGCGCGGCGGCGTCGTCCGCCTCGAGCAGGCGCAGGTTCATGCGGTGCTCGCTCAGCAGGTACACGACCGCCTGGCGGCACTGCTGGTCTTCGCAGCGCGGCAGCCCTTCCAAATACTCGATGGCCACGCGCTCCACGCCTTCCACAAGCATGCGCCGATGCTCGTACCCCTCGTCGTAGGACGTTGCAAGCCCGAGCTTTTTGCGGATGCGCGCCCACGACCTGGAACGCATGCGGCCTCGGCCGCGCTTGAGGGCATGCCGCTCGCCGTGCCGCCCATTGAGCTTGCGCCACGCCTTTTCCAGCCGCTCGGCATAGGCTTGGGCGATCGGAGACGGCACGTCCCCGGACGCCTCCATGGCCTCGACGAACGCGATCGCCTCTTCCAGCACGTCCATGCGCAAGCGCTTCACCGTCTGCAAGTCGACCTCGTCGCTCATCAGGTGCCCGATGCGCTCTTCGTAGTTGGCGATGACGGCGGTGACGGCAGGGTCGGGCCTGTCCGCCTGGCCGTCGCGCAGCTGGCAGATGACCTTGCGCAGGATGGCGACGTCGGCCGCCACGTGGGCCTCATGTCCCGAATCGGGACGCGGAGACAGCACGGGCACGACGAAGTTGGCGAGCAGAAGCGTGATGACGATGACGCCCGACGCCAGAAAGATGAGGTCGCTTCTGTGCGGGAACGGCGCGAACGCCTCGCTGCCCGCAATGCCGACGAAATACGGAATCGTGAAGGCGATGGACAGCGTGAGGGCGCCTTTCGGGCCGGCAAGCGTGGCGACGAGCGCGTTTTTCAGCAGCGCCCGGCTCGCGCCGGCCCGCTCGTTCGTCTGCGGGTCCTTCCGGACCGCTTCCATGCAGGTGATCCACACGAAGCGCACGGCCAGCACGATGAACGTGACCAGAAAGATGCTTCCGATGAGCAGCACCCGCGACATGCCAGTGAATTCCCAGGTGGGAGACACGAGCAGCGCCAGTTCCATACCCAGCAGCACGAAGATGACGCCGTTGATGACATAGACCAGCACGTCCCACACATACCCGCTGACCACCTTCTGCTCCGATGCGGCCACCGTGGGCTTTTCAGGCCAAAACGTCATGACGAGCCCGGCGGCCACCACGGCAAGGATGCCGCTCGTCGCCGCGTGCTCGGCGATGAGGAAGACGACGAACGGCATGAACACCTCGAAGACCACGCGCACGGTCGTGTCCTCGAAGCCCTGGCTTGCCAACGCCTTCAGCACGAGCACGGCGGCAAGCCCGCACGCCACGCCGACGAAAACCCCGCCGAAGAAGGCGAGGGAAAACGTGAACGTCGCGTCGACGAGGGAAAACGCGCCGGTCGTGGCCGCCGCGATGGCGAACTGGAACGACACGACGCCGGACGCGTCGTTGATGAGCGCCTCGCCGGACAGCAGCGTATGCTGGCGCTCGGAAAGCTTGATGTCTTTCGACAGCGCCGTCACGGCCACCGCGTCGGTCGGCCCGAGCGCCGCGCCCAGCGCGAAGGCCGCCGCAAGCGGAATGGACGGCACGAGCGCGTTCAGACAGAATCCCACCACGAGCACCGTCACGATGACAAGCCCGATGGCGAGCGACAGAATGGCCCCCTTCGCGTTCCACAGCGCCCGCTTGTTCGCCTGCCGCGCCTCTTCGAACAGAAGCGGCGCGATGAACAGCACCAAAAACAGCTCAGGGTCGACCTGCACGGCAAGCGGCTCTTGCCACACCGTCGCCACCACCGCGCCGATGGCAATCTGCACGAGCGGCAGCGACACGCGGGGGATGAAGCCCGAAAACACCGTCGAGACCAGAACGGATCCGAGCAGCAGCAAGACGAGTTCGAAGAATTGCACGGCGTCACTCCCCCTCGAAGCCCCACAGGCGCACTTCGGGCACCAGCTCGACGCCGGCGTTCTCGAGCACCGTGCGCTTCACGTACTCGATAAGGGCGAGCACGTCGCGCGCCGTGGCGCCGCCCGCGTTCACCACAAAGCCGGTATGCTTTTCAGATACCTGGGCGCCACCGACGGCATACCCGCGTAACCCCGCCTCTTCGACGAGCTTGCCGACGTAGTGCCCTTCGGGGCGCTTGAACGTGCTGCCGGCGCTCGGCAGCTCGAGCGGCTGCTTCTCGGCGCGACGGCGTGCCAGGTCCTCCATTTCAGCCCGGATGGCGCCGACGTCTCCCGGCCGCAGCTCAAGCGTGGCGGACAGCACCACATAGCCCGCCCCGTCCATCATCGAATGGCGGTACGACCAGGCCGCTTCCTCGGCGTCCACGTCCACGACGTCGCCGTTCGGCGCAAGGCAGCGCACCGACGTCGCCACGTCTTTGAACTCGCCCCCGTAGGCGCCCGCGTTCATGATGGCCGCACCTCCGACGGTGCCGGGAATGCCGCTGGCGAACTCGTATCCGGCAAGCCCCGCGGCGGCGGCCGCCTCGGCCACGTCGGCGTTCGAAGCGCCCGCCTGGGCCGTAACGGTGCACCCATCGACCGTTATGCGGGCGAAGTTCTCCGCCAGGCGCATGACCACGCCCCGCACGCCCGCGTCGGAGGCCAGCACGTCGCTGCCCAGGCCCAGCACGCGCAACGGCGCAGCGGCCTCTCGGCACGCGCGGCACACGGCGGCCACGGCTTCGACGGATCGCGGCTCGACGAGCACGTCGGCCGGACCGCCGATCTCAAACGTCGTCAGGGCGCTCAGCGGCACGTTGGTGCGCAAGACGGTCCCATCGGACAGCGATGCCAGCTCGCGTTGGATGGCTTGAATCGTCTCGCTTCGGTCATAGGCGTTTTCCATGGCGTCACCTGCTCTCACTTGCAAGGCTTTGTTGTATCGACTGCCGCATCGTCTCGCTCAGGTCGATGAGCTCCTGGCGGCCGTGCGTGCCCGTTTTCGCGTAAATGCGGCGCAAATGTGTCTCGGCGGTGCTTTTCGAGATGAACAGCTCGCTTGCGATGCGCTCGCCGGTGCGCCCGCGCAGGGCCAACGGCAAGATCTCGCTTTCGCGCTTGGACAGCTTGTAGGTCGAGGCGATGCCGTCGCACACCTCGGAAAAGACGTCGACGGTGCGGGCAAGGCTCGACAGCGCTTCAAAGTCCCGTTCGGTGAACAAGAACAAATAGGCGAACAGCGCCGCCAGCCCCGCGACCGCTGCCACGACGAACGGGATCTGCCCAGGAGGCTGCACGGCGACCATGCCGTTGCCCAGCACGATGCCGTCCATGACGCCGAGATACAGCGAGCTGAAACCGCTTGCGAAGGCGAGCGCCGGGTCGAGCCCGCGAGCCTTCGACAGGCGCAAGAACAAGGCGACCAACACAAACGACAGCCCCAGATAGCCCGCAAGCACGATGGCCTCTCCGGGAACGCCGAACGACCCGAGCACCGGCACGAACAAAAAGCCAGCCATCATGAGCAAAAGCGCCAGCCGGTAGACTTCCGCCAAGGGGTTTTGCCCCTGCGCCGCGCCGGAGCGGGATTCGTCCGTCCGCCCCGCGCCGAGAAGCTGCAGGGCCGCCAGCGAGAAGAAGACGAGCAGCAGCATGCTCACGGCAGCCGAGCCTTCGTGCACGGCGTCGGTCCGGAACACCTGCATGAACCCCGAAGCGGCACCGAACACGAACGTGCCGCTCAGCATCTTCGTGGAAAGGCGCATCGTCTCGTCGCGCTGGTCCTTTGACGCTACTACGTCCGAAAAGCGTACCTGCCGCACCGGCGCCGACGACGCATCAGGGTGCAGATGACCCGGCGCGGCGGCAGGTTCGGCCCGGTCCGAGCCGTCGACGGCCTGCGCGGCGCGGGCATAGGGCTCGAGCGAGCAAAGCGCTGCGCACGACGCCACGGGCAGTATGCCGAGCGCAACGTTCGCTGCAGGCGGCAGCAGGCAAAACGGCAGCGCGAGAATGCCGGCAAGCCCGGCCGAAGCCAAAACCGCCACAGCGCCCGTCTCGCCGCCGAGCGCGAACGCGCGGCCCCAGGCAGCCATGAGCAAGGCCGACGGAATGCCGATGACCAGGCCTTCGAACGCAACGGGGGCGCCGTTTTCGCCCGGAACCGCCGCCAACGCCGCCCCAACCGCCAAAAGCGCGACATAGCACCACAAAAGCGTGCGGGACAGCGCGGCATCGCGGGCCTTCGCCGAAAAGACGCGCAGCAGCACGAACGCAAGCACCGTCCACGCAAGGATGAGCAGGACTTGGGGCCGCGCGAACGAAAACGACCCGAGCAGGACCGCCGGGTGAATGCCGTCGTAGAACACCGAGAGCAGGTAGCCTTGCAAGCAGGCGAAACCGACGGCCAGGCGCACCACGCGCTTGTCGCGTCCGCCTTTCGCCTCGCC from Xiamenia xianingshaonis encodes:
- a CDS encoding cation:proton antiporter, whose protein sequence is MQFFELVLLLLGSVLVSTVFSGFIPRVSLPLVQIAIGAVVATVWQEPLAVQVDPELFLVLFIAPLLFEEARQANKRALWNAKGAILSLAIGLVIVTVLVVGFCLNALVPSIPLAAAFALGAALGPTDAVAVTALSKDIKLSERQHTLLSGEALINDASGVVSFQFAIAAATTGAFSLVDATFTFSLAFFGGVFVGVACGLAAVLVLKALASQGFEDTTVRVVFEVFMPFVVFLIAEHAATSGILAVVAAGLVMTFWPEKPTVAASEQKVVSGYVWDVLVYVINGVIFVLLGMELALLVSPTWEFTGMSRVLLIGSIFLVTFIVLAVRFVWITCMEAVRKDPQTNERAGASRALLKNALVATLAGPKGALTLSIAFTIPYFVGIAGSEAFAPFPHRSDLIFLASGVIVITLLLANFVVPVLSPRPDSGHEAHVAADVAILRKVICQLRDGQADRPDPAVTAVIANYEERIGHLMSDEVDLQTVKRLRMDVLEEAIAFVEAMEASGDVPSPIAQAYAERLEKAWRKLNGRHGERHALKRGRGRMRSRSWARIRKKLGLATSYDEGYEHRRMLVEGVERVAIEYLEGLPRCEDQQCRQAVVYLLSEHRMNLRLLEADDAAALVQNTSVENASLDTPKIRRRIEEVEAEALRLELGQIRRAQEAGDIGPRHAANLREQVYLLQMAIGED
- the murB gene encoding UDP-N-acetylmuramate dehydrogenase; this encodes MENAYDRSETIQAIQRELASLSDGTVLRTNVPLSALTTFEIGGPADVLVEPRSVEAVAAVCRACREAAAPLRVLGLGSDVLASDAGVRGVVMRLAENFARITVDGCTVTAQAGASNADVAEAAAAAGLAGYEFASGIPGTVGGAAIMNAGAYGGEFKDVATSVRCLAPNGDVVDVDAEEAAWSYRHSMMDGAGYVVLSATLELRPGDVGAIRAEMEDLARRRAEKQPLELPSAGSTFKRPEGHYVGKLVEEAGLRGYAVGGAQVSEKHTGFVVNAGGATARDVLALIEYVKRTVLENAGVELVPEVRLWGFEGE
- a CDS encoding helix-turn-helix transcriptional regulator — encoded protein: MGEAKGGRDKRVVRLAVGFACLQGYLLSVFYDGIHPAVLLGSFSFARPQVLLILAWTVLAFVLLRVFSAKARDAALSRTLLWCYVALLAVGAALAAVPGENGAPVAFEGLVIGIPSALLMAAWGRAFALGGETGAVAVLASAGLAGILALPFCLLPPAANVALGILPVASCAALCSLEPYARAAQAVDGSDRAEPAAAPGHLHPDASSAPVRQVRFSDVVASKDQRDETMRLSTKMLSGTFVFGAASGFMQVFRTDAVHEGSAAVSMLLLVFFSLAALQLLGAGRTDESRSGAAQGQNPLAEVYRLALLLMMAGFLFVPVLGSFGVPGEAIVLAGYLGLSFVLVALFLRLSKARGLDPALAFASGFSSLYLGVMDGIVLGNGMVAVQPPGQIPFVVAAVAGLAALFAYLFLFTERDFEALSSLARTVDVFSEVCDGIASTYKLSKRESEILPLALRGRTGERIASELFISKSTAETHLRRIYAKTGTHGRQELIDLSETMRQSIQQSLASESR